One genomic region from Gossypium hirsutum isolate 1008001.06 chromosome D13, Gossypium_hirsutum_v2.1, whole genome shotgun sequence encodes:
- the LOC107918296 gene encoding uncharacterized protein isoform X1, with the protein MLDLECDDLVNEMFSTFFSVVRDDHPESVLSAMQTIMIVVLKESEDVRDDLLLVILSALGRNKSGVTQAARRLAMNVIEQCLEKLEAGIKQILISVMSGDNQLIKSEIDYHEVIYGIYHCAPQILSGVVTYLTGELLVLINKTLV; encoded by the exons ATGTTGGATCTTGAATGTGATGATTTGGTTAATGAAATGTTCAGTACATTTTTTTCTGTTGTAAG GGATGATCATCCAGAAAGTGTTTTATCAGCTATGCAAACAATCATGATTGTGGTGTTAAAAGAGAGTGAAGATGTTCGAGATGATCTTTTACTTGTTATATTGTCTGCATTAGGTCGTAATAAAAGT GGTGTTACTCAAGCTGCCAGGAGACTTGCTATGAATGTCATAGAGCAGTGTTTAGAAAAACTTGAAGCTGGCATAAAACAAATTCTTATTTCAGTGATGTCTGGAGATAATCAATTAATAAAAAGTGAAATTGACTATCATGAAGTTATCTATGGCATTTATCATTGTGCTCCTCAGATACTGTCAGGAGTTGTCACATACCTCACAGGAGAGCTGTTGGT GCTAATCAATAAGACACTCGTTTAA
- the LOC107918296 gene encoding uncharacterized protein isoform X2, with protein sequence MRSYPSIGDDHPESVLSAMQTIMIVVLKESEDVRDDLLLVILSALGRNKSGVTQAARRLAMNVIEQCLEKLEAGIKQILISVMSGDNQLIKSEIDYHEVIYGIYHCAPQILSGVVTYLTGELLVLINKTLV encoded by the exons ATGCGATCCTACCCTAGCATTGG GGATGATCATCCAGAAAGTGTTTTATCAGCTATGCAAACAATCATGATTGTGGTGTTAAAAGAGAGTGAAGATGTTCGAGATGATCTTTTACTTGTTATATTGTCTGCATTAGGTCGTAATAAAAGT GGTGTTACTCAAGCTGCCAGGAGACTTGCTATGAATGTCATAGAGCAGTGTTTAGAAAAACTTGAAGCTGGCATAAAACAAATTCTTATTTCAGTGATGTCTGGAGATAATCAATTAATAAAAAGTGAAATTGACTATCATGAAGTTATCTATGGCATTTATCATTGTGCTCCTCAGATACTGTCAGGAGTTGTCACATACCTCACAGGAGAGCTGTTGGT GCTAATCAATAAGACACTCGTTTAA
- the LOC107920517 gene encoding protein GRAVITROPIC IN THE LIGHT 1 isoform X3, with amino-acid sequence MEAVKPSAVTPSKSKWIRSLSKVLHLHTATAGIVPDDGVQKVKSKDTEEWNDSKTAKRLSKKFDSLHDEELERKVALEALIAKIFATVSAIKAGYAQLQHAQSPYDAEGIQAADQLIVTDLKKLSELKQCFLKKQYDPSPEHTMILADIQEQKSLSKTFEIMGKKLESQLKLKESEIIFLREKLDESNKHNRLLEKRLNQSGQLFVLDNLQLSSLTPSNFSTVLGQTVKSIRSFVRLMLDEMKSADWDINAAAGSIEQGVVYWKPDDKCFAFESFICREMFKAFHHPYFSLYGNSVSEVKRRPQVFFDRFMEMKSVKVREYLAVKPKSTFAKFCRTKFLQVVHPRMESSFFGNLSNRDMVNSYQFPDTMFFALFTEMAKRVWLLHCLAFAFEPEASIFQISKGCRFSEVYMESVAEEAFLSSESEPRVAFMVVPGFRIHKTVIQAQVYLSQLKTR; translated from the coding sequence ATGGAAGCGGTTAAGCCATCGGCTGTTACTCCGTCAAAGAGTAAATGGATTCGATCTTTATCAAAAGTTCTTCACCTGCACACGGCTACTGCTGGGATTGTGCCTGATGATGGGGTTCAAAAGGTTAAGTCTAAAGACACCGAAGAATGGAATGACAGTAAGACCGCCAAGAGATTATCTAAGAAATTCGACAGTTTACACGACGAAGAGCTCGAAAGAAAGGTGGCTTTGGAAGCTCTTATTGCGAAAATATTTGCTACCGTTTCGGCTATTAAAGCAGGATATGCTCAACTGCAGCATGCTCAGTCACCGTACGACGCTGAGGGGATTCAAGCTGCTGATCAATTGATTGTAACGGACTTGAAGAAGTTATCTGAATTGAAGCAGTGTTTTTTGAAGAAGCAGTATGATCCTTCTCCAGAACATACAATGATTTTAGCTGATATTCAAGAACAGAAAAGTCTTTCCAAGACATTTGAGATTATGGGGAAGAAATTGGAATCTCAGCTGAAACTCAAAGAGTCTGAGATCATTTTTCTTCGAGAGAAGTTGGACGAATCCAATAAACATAACCGGTTGTTGGAGAAGAGATTGAATCAAAGTGGTCAGTTATTTGTACTCGACAACCTTCAGCTATCAAGCTTAACTCCTAGCAATTTTAGTACCGTTCTTGGGCAGACTGTTAAGTCCATTAGAAGTTTCGTCAGGCTGATGCTCGATGAAATGAAGTCCGCTGACTGGGATATCAATGCGGCCGCTGGTTCGATAGAACAAGGCGTGGTCTACTGGAAACCAGACGACAAATGTTTTGCATTCGAGTCCTTCATTTGCAGGGAAATGTTCAAGGCCTTCCACCATCCTTATTTCTCTCTTTACGGAAACTCTGTATCTGAAGTGAAGAGACGTCCACAAGTCTTCTTCGATAGATTTATGGAAATGAAATCCGTGAAAGTCAGGGAATATCTAGCTGTGAAACCCAAGTCAACATTTGCAAAATTTTGTCGAACCAAGTTCTTGCAAGTTGTTCATCCTAGGATGGAATCATCCTTTTTTGGCAATTTGAGCAATAGGGACATGGTGAACTCCTATCAATTCCCAGACACTATGTTTTTCGCCTTATTCACGGAAATGGCGAAGCGGGTGTGGCTTCTGCATTGCTTGGCCTTTGCTTTCGAGCCAGAGGCATCGATCTTCCAAATAAGCAAAGGGTGTAGATTTTCTGAAGTATACATGGAAAGTGTAGCTGAGGAAGCATTCCTTTCGTCGGAATCAGAACCACGGGTGGCTTTCATGGTTGTTCCGGGATTCAGGATCCATAAAACTGTAATACAGGCCCAGGTCTATCTGTCTCAGTTGAAGACAAGGTAG
- the LOC107920517 gene encoding protein GRAVITROPIC IN THE LIGHT 1 isoform X1, producing the protein MDHNGGLLSSFNFAHMELEYYACCLPPVFYKNTAHLDLDLCSYRNFCMMEAVKPSAVTPSKSKWIRSLSKVLHLHTATAGIVPDDGVQKVKSKDTEEWNDSKTAKRLSKKFDSLHDEELERKVALEALIAKIFATVSAIKAGYAQLQHAQSPYDAEGIQAADQLIVTDLKKLSELKQCFLKKQYDPSPEHTMILADIQEQKSLSKTFEIMGKKLESQLKLKESEIIFLREKLDESNKHNRLLEKRLNQSGQLFVLDNLQLSSLTPSNFSTVLGQTVKSIRSFVRLMLDEMKSADWDINAAAGSIEQGVVYWKPDDKCFAFESFICREMFKAFHHPYFSLYGNSVSEVKRRPQVFFDRFMEMKSVKVREYLAVKPKSTFAKFCRTKFLQVVHPRMESSFFGNLSNRDMVNSYQFPDTMFFALFTEMAKRVWLLHCLAFAFEPEASIFQISKGCRFSEVYMESVAEEAFLSSESEPRVAFMVVPGFRIHKTVIQAQVYLSQLKTR; encoded by the exons ATGGACCACAATGGGGGGCTATTGTCAAGTTTCAACTTTGCTCATATGGAATTAGAATATTATGCATGTTGTTTACCTCCTGTATTCTATAAAAATACAGCACATCTCGATTTAGATTTGTGCTCATATAGGAACTTTTGTATG ATGGAAGCGGTTAAGCCATCGGCTGTTACTCCGTCAAAGAGTAAATGGATTCGATCTTTATCAAAAGTTCTTCACCTGCACACGGCTACTGCTGGGATTGTGCCTGATGATGGGGTTCAAAAGGTTAAGTCTAAAGACACCGAAGAATGGAATGACAGTAAGACCGCCAAGAGATTATCTAAGAAATTCGACAGTTTACACGACGAAGAGCTCGAAAGAAAGGTGGCTTTGGAAGCTCTTATTGCGAAAATATTTGCTACCGTTTCGGCTATTAAAGCAGGATATGCTCAACTGCAGCATGCTCAGTCACCGTACGACGCTGAGGGGATTCAAGCTGCTGATCAATTGATTGTAACGGACTTGAAGAAGTTATCTGAATTGAAGCAGTGTTTTTTGAAGAAGCAGTATGATCCTTCTCCAGAACATACAATGATTTTAGCTGATATTCAAGAACAGAAAAGTCTTTCCAAGACATTTGAGATTATGGGGAAGAAATTGGAATCTCAGCTGAAACTCAAAGAGTCTGAGATCATTTTTCTTCGAGAGAAGTTGGACGAATCCAATAAACATAACCGGTTGTTGGAGAAGAGATTGAATCAAAGTGGTCAGTTATTTGTACTCGACAACCTTCAGCTATCAAGCTTAACTCCTAGCAATTTTAGTACCGTTCTTGGGCAGACTGTTAAGTCCATTAGAAGTTTCGTCAGGCTGATGCTCGATGAAATGAAGTCCGCTGACTGGGATATCAATGCGGCCGCTGGTTCGATAGAACAAGGCGTGGTCTACTGGAAACCAGACGACAAATGTTTTGCATTCGAGTCCTTCATTTGCAGGGAAATGTTCAAGGCCTTCCACCATCCTTATTTCTCTCTTTACGGAAACTCTGTATCTGAAGTGAAGAGACGTCCACAAGTCTTCTTCGATAGATTTATGGAAATGAAATCCGTGAAAGTCAGGGAATATCTAGCTGTGAAACCCAAGTCAACATTTGCAAAATTTTGTCGAACCAAGTTCTTGCAAGTTGTTCATCCTAGGATGGAATCATCCTTTTTTGGCAATTTGAGCAATAGGGACATGGTGAACTCCTATCAATTCCCAGACACTATGTTTTTCGCCTTATTCACGGAAATGGCGAAGCGGGTGTGGCTTCTGCATTGCTTGGCCTTTGCTTTCGAGCCAGAGGCATCGATCTTCCAAATAAGCAAAGGGTGTAGATTTTCTGAAGTATACATGGAAAGTGTAGCTGAGGAAGCATTCCTTTCGTCGGAATCAGAACCACGGGTGGCTTTCATGGTTGTTCCGGGATTCAGGATCCATAAAACTGTAATACAGGCCCAGGTCTATCTGTCTCAGTTGAAGACAAGGTAG
- the LOC107920517 gene encoding protein GRAVITROPIC IN THE LIGHT 1 isoform X2: MLYIQMKFSILQRMEAVKPSAVTPSKSKWIRSLSKVLHLHTATAGIVPDDGVQKVKSKDTEEWNDSKTAKRLSKKFDSLHDEELERKVALEALIAKIFATVSAIKAGYAQLQHAQSPYDAEGIQAADQLIVTDLKKLSELKQCFLKKQYDPSPEHTMILADIQEQKSLSKTFEIMGKKLESQLKLKESEIIFLREKLDESNKHNRLLEKRLNQSGQLFVLDNLQLSSLTPSNFSTVLGQTVKSIRSFVRLMLDEMKSADWDINAAAGSIEQGVVYWKPDDKCFAFESFICREMFKAFHHPYFSLYGNSVSEVKRRPQVFFDRFMEMKSVKVREYLAVKPKSTFAKFCRTKFLQVVHPRMESSFFGNLSNRDMVNSYQFPDTMFFALFTEMAKRVWLLHCLAFAFEPEASIFQISKGCRFSEVYMESVAEEAFLSSESEPRVAFMVVPGFRIHKTVIQAQVYLSQLKTR; this comes from the exons ATGTTGTATATACAAATGAAGTTCTCAATTCTTCAAAGG ATGGAAGCGGTTAAGCCATCGGCTGTTACTCCGTCAAAGAGTAAATGGATTCGATCTTTATCAAAAGTTCTTCACCTGCACACGGCTACTGCTGGGATTGTGCCTGATGATGGGGTTCAAAAGGTTAAGTCTAAAGACACCGAAGAATGGAATGACAGTAAGACCGCCAAGAGATTATCTAAGAAATTCGACAGTTTACACGACGAAGAGCTCGAAAGAAAGGTGGCTTTGGAAGCTCTTATTGCGAAAATATTTGCTACCGTTTCGGCTATTAAAGCAGGATATGCTCAACTGCAGCATGCTCAGTCACCGTACGACGCTGAGGGGATTCAAGCTGCTGATCAATTGATTGTAACGGACTTGAAGAAGTTATCTGAATTGAAGCAGTGTTTTTTGAAGAAGCAGTATGATCCTTCTCCAGAACATACAATGATTTTAGCTGATATTCAAGAACAGAAAAGTCTTTCCAAGACATTTGAGATTATGGGGAAGAAATTGGAATCTCAGCTGAAACTCAAAGAGTCTGAGATCATTTTTCTTCGAGAGAAGTTGGACGAATCCAATAAACATAACCGGTTGTTGGAGAAGAGATTGAATCAAAGTGGTCAGTTATTTGTACTCGACAACCTTCAGCTATCAAGCTTAACTCCTAGCAATTTTAGTACCGTTCTTGGGCAGACTGTTAAGTCCATTAGAAGTTTCGTCAGGCTGATGCTCGATGAAATGAAGTCCGCTGACTGGGATATCAATGCGGCCGCTGGTTCGATAGAACAAGGCGTGGTCTACTGGAAACCAGACGACAAATGTTTTGCATTCGAGTCCTTCATTTGCAGGGAAATGTTCAAGGCCTTCCACCATCCTTATTTCTCTCTTTACGGAAACTCTGTATCTGAAGTGAAGAGACGTCCACAAGTCTTCTTCGATAGATTTATGGAAATGAAATCCGTGAAAGTCAGGGAATATCTAGCTGTGAAACCCAAGTCAACATTTGCAAAATTTTGTCGAACCAAGTTCTTGCAAGTTGTTCATCCTAGGATGGAATCATCCTTTTTTGGCAATTTGAGCAATAGGGACATGGTGAACTCCTATCAATTCCCAGACACTATGTTTTTCGCCTTATTCACGGAAATGGCGAAGCGGGTGTGGCTTCTGCATTGCTTGGCCTTTGCTTTCGAGCCAGAGGCATCGATCTTCCAAATAAGCAAAGGGTGTAGATTTTCTGAAGTATACATGGAAAGTGTAGCTGAGGAAGCATTCCTTTCGTCGGAATCAGAACCACGGGTGGCTTTCATGGTTGTTCCGGGATTCAGGATCCATAAAACTGTAATACAGGCCCAGGTCTATCTGTCTCAGTTGAAGACAAGGTAG